In Paralichthys olivaceus isolate ysfri-2021 chromosome 1, ASM2471397v2, whole genome shotgun sequence, the following are encoded in one genomic region:
- the LOC109625222 gene encoding BTB/POZ domain-containing protein 1 isoform X2: protein MATGSGGSGGGLASNHDGQEGASNSAHSGAAAVISNMPASGPAPSASPPVLGLHREPVYNWQATKSSLKERFAFLFNNELLSDVRFIVGKGRQAQRIPAHKFVLAAGSAVFDAMFNGGMATTSAEIELPDVEPAAFLALLRFLYSDEVHIGPETVMTTLYTAKKYAVPALEGHCVEFLTKHLRADNAFMLLTQARLFDEPQLASLCLDTIDKSTADAINAEGFTDIDLDTLCAVLERDTLSIRENRLFGAVVRWAEAECYRQQLPPTSENKQKVLGKALPLIRFPLMTVEEFAAVNPKPRVDYIDRPRCCLRGEECSINRFQQVESRWGYSGTSDRIRFNVNRRISIVGFGLYGSIHGPTDYQVNIQIIESDKRITLGQNDTGFSCDGTASTFRVMFKEPVEILPNVSYTACATLKGSDSHYGTKGLKKVTQELATGTKMTFLFFSSPGNNNGTSVEDGQIPEIIYYT, encoded by the exons ATGGCGACCGGGAGCGGTGGCAGCGGCGGCGGCTTGGCGTCAAACCATGACGGGCAGGAGGGAGCGTCCAACTCGGCTCATTCTGGTGCCGCTGCGGTGATATCCAACATGCCGGCCTCCGGTCCCGCTCCGTCCGCCTCCCCGCCGGTGCTCGGCCTGCACCGGGAGCCCGTGTACAACTGGCAGGCGACGAAAAGCTCCCTGAAGGAGCGCTTCGCCTTCCTCTTCAACAACGAGCTGCTCAGCGACGTCAGGTTCATCGTGGGGAAGGGCAGACAGGCCCAGAGGATACCGGCCCACAAGTTCGTCCTGGCCGCCGGCAGTGCCGTGTTCGATGCCATGTTCAACGGAGGCATGGCCACCACCTCGGCTGAGATCGAGCTGCCTGATGTGGAGCCGGCAGCTTTCCTCGCACTGCTCAG ATTCCTGTATTCTGACGAGGTCCACATCGGTCCAGAGACTGTGATGACAACTCTGTATACGGCCAAGAAGTACGCGGTTCCTGCTCTGGAAGGTCACTGCGTGGAGTTCCTCACCAAGCACCTCAGAGCCGACAATGCGTTCATGCTCCTCACTCAG GCAAGGTTATTTGATGAGCCCCAACTTGCCAGCCTCTGCTTGGACACCATAGACAAAAGCACTGCAGATGCAATAAATGCTGAGGGCTTCACAGACATTGACCTCG acacCTTATGTGCAGTGCTAGAAAGAGACACACTCAGCATCAGGGAGAACCGTCTGTTTGGGGCGGTGGTACGCTGGGCAGAGGCAGAGTGTTACAGACAGCAGCTTCCCCCAACCTCGGAGAACAAACAGAAAGTTCTGGGGAAAGCTCTCCCTCTCATCCGCTTTCCACTCATGACTGTTGAGGAGTTTGCTGCAG TAAACCCCAAACCACGGGTCGACTACATTGACAGGCCTCGCTGCTGCCTCAGGGGGGAGGAGTGCAGCATTAATAGATTCCAGCAGGTTGAGAGTCGATGGGGGTACAGTGGTACCAGCGACAGAATCAG ATTCAACGTGAACAGAAGAATATCCATAGTGGGTTTTGGGTTGTATGGTTCAATACATGGACCCACAGACTATCAGGTCAACATACAG ATCATAGAAAGTGACAAACGCATCACACTGGGCCAGAATGACACAGGCTTTAGCTGTGACGGCACAGCGAGCACATTCAGAGTGATGTTCAAAGAACCGGTGGAAATCCTGCCCAATGTCAGCTACACTGCATGTGCCACCTTAAAG GGCTCAGACTCACATTACGGCACAAAAGGGTTGAAGAAAGTGACCCAGGAATTAGCAACAGGGACCAAGATgacgtttttgttttttagctcACCTGGAAATAACAACGGTACGTCAGTGGAGGACGGGCAGATACCAGAGATCATCTACTACACCTAG
- the LOC109625222 gene encoding BTB/POZ domain-containing protein 1 isoform X1, translated as MATGSGGSGGGLASNHDGQEGASNSAHSGAAAVISNMPASGPAPSASPPVLGLHREPVYNWQATKSSLKERFAFLFNNELLSDVRFIVGKGRQAQRIPAHKFVLAAGSAVFDAMFNGGMATTSAEIELPDVEPAAFLALLRFLYSDEVHIGPETVMTTLYTAKKYAVPALEGHCVEFLTKHLRADNAFMLLTQARLFDEPQLASLCLDTIDKSTADAINAEGFTDIDLDTLCAVLERDTLSIRENRLFGAVVRWAEAECYRQQLPPTSENKQKVLGKALPLIRFPLMTVEEFAAGPAQSGILFDREVVNLFLHFTVNPKPRVDYIDRPRCCLRGEECSINRFQQVESRWGYSGTSDRIRFNVNRRISIVGFGLYGSIHGPTDYQVNIQIIESDKRITLGQNDTGFSCDGTASTFRVMFKEPVEILPNVSYTACATLKGSDSHYGTKGLKKVTQELATGTKMTFLFFSSPGNNNGTSVEDGQIPEIIYYT; from the exons ATGGCGACCGGGAGCGGTGGCAGCGGCGGCGGCTTGGCGTCAAACCATGACGGGCAGGAGGGAGCGTCCAACTCGGCTCATTCTGGTGCCGCTGCGGTGATATCCAACATGCCGGCCTCCGGTCCCGCTCCGTCCGCCTCCCCGCCGGTGCTCGGCCTGCACCGGGAGCCCGTGTACAACTGGCAGGCGACGAAAAGCTCCCTGAAGGAGCGCTTCGCCTTCCTCTTCAACAACGAGCTGCTCAGCGACGTCAGGTTCATCGTGGGGAAGGGCAGACAGGCCCAGAGGATACCGGCCCACAAGTTCGTCCTGGCCGCCGGCAGTGCCGTGTTCGATGCCATGTTCAACGGAGGCATGGCCACCACCTCGGCTGAGATCGAGCTGCCTGATGTGGAGCCGGCAGCTTTCCTCGCACTGCTCAG ATTCCTGTATTCTGACGAGGTCCACATCGGTCCAGAGACTGTGATGACAACTCTGTATACGGCCAAGAAGTACGCGGTTCCTGCTCTGGAAGGTCACTGCGTGGAGTTCCTCACCAAGCACCTCAGAGCCGACAATGCGTTCATGCTCCTCACTCAG GCAAGGTTATTTGATGAGCCCCAACTTGCCAGCCTCTGCTTGGACACCATAGACAAAAGCACTGCAGATGCAATAAATGCTGAGGGCTTCACAGACATTGACCTCG acacCTTATGTGCAGTGCTAGAAAGAGACACACTCAGCATCAGGGAGAACCGTCTGTTTGGGGCGGTGGTACGCTGGGCAGAGGCAGAGTGTTACAGACAGCAGCTTCCCCCAACCTCGGAGAACAAACAGAAAGTTCTGGGGAAAGCTCTCCCTCTCATCCGCTTTCCACTCATGACTGTTGAGGAGTTTGCTGCAG GGCCTGCCCAGTCTGGAATATTGTTCGATCGGGAGGTGGTAAATctgtttttacactttacagTAAACCCCAAACCACGGGTCGACTACATTGACAGGCCTCGCTGCTGCCTCAGGGGGGAGGAGTGCAGCATTAATAGATTCCAGCAGGTTGAGAGTCGATGGGGGTACAGTGGTACCAGCGACAGAATCAG ATTCAACGTGAACAGAAGAATATCCATAGTGGGTTTTGGGTTGTATGGTTCAATACATGGACCCACAGACTATCAGGTCAACATACAG ATCATAGAAAGTGACAAACGCATCACACTGGGCCAGAATGACACAGGCTTTAGCTGTGACGGCACAGCGAGCACATTCAGAGTGATGTTCAAAGAACCGGTGGAAATCCTGCCCAATGTCAGCTACACTGCATGTGCCACCTTAAAG GGCTCAGACTCACATTACGGCACAAAAGGGTTGAAGAAAGTGACCCAGGAATTAGCAACAGGGACCAAGATgacgtttttgttttttagctcACCTGGAAATAACAACGGTACGTCAGTGGAGGACGGGCAGATACCAGAGATCATCTACTACACCTAG
- the ramac gene encoding RNA guanine-N7 methyltransferase activating subunit yields MTEEKTETLQEYEELFAHRFSPEDPEYQRYQNRAADPPPMVEDWRGRAGGNQRGRDNRYHDRRGHRGRGWGGDRGWGGDRREQQNWHDRDRDRDRHWGHGSGQSGPPSSNQGYNSHHQRPHYDRY; encoded by the exons ATGACCGAGGAGAAAACGGAGACCCTGCAGGAGTACGAGGAGCTGTTCGCCCACAGGTTCTCACCCGAGGACCCTGAGTACCAGCGGTACCAGAACCGAGCAGCTGACCCGCCGCCCATGGTCGAGGACTGGAGGGGTCGAGCGGGGGGGaaccagagaggaagagacaacaG GTACCACGACCGTCGTGGGCACAGAGGTCGTGGTTGGGGAGGAGACCGAGGCTGGGGAGGAGACCGTCGTGAGCAGCAGAACTGGCATGACAGAGACCGAGACAGAGACCGGCACTGGGGGCATGGGAGTGGTCAGTCAGGCCCTCCAAGCTCCAACCAGGGATACAACTCCCATCACCAGAGACCACATTATGACCGCTACTGA
- the homer2 gene encoding homer protein homolog 2 isoform X2 — protein MEQPIFTTRAHVFQIDPTTKKNWVPASKQAVTVSYFYDSTRNSYRIISVDGSKVIINSTITPNMTFTKTSQKFGQWADSRANTVFGLGFASEQQLSKFAEKFQEVKEAAKLARDKSQEKVDTLSNNSQDSGPETPSANQASSINGTDDEKIFHVGPEAALLQTENDQLKSAVEQSNTNAKKWETELQTLRENNARLVDALQESSANVESWKKQLSTCKEESDTLREKIAELEAQCNEANQEKQKNAQLSVRVQELEAELQDKEQELENLRKQAEIIPQLMAECESITEKLQAAETKNKELVGSIEGLQMDIDDSRQKQGSMKGELKKFMDILDGKIDELHEVRQGLSKLGVDN, from the exons AT ggAGCAGCCAATCTTCACCACTAGGGCCCACGTCTTCCAAATCGACCCGACCACCAAGAAGAACTGGGTTCCTGCCAGCAAGCAGGCTGTCACTGTCTCCTATTTTTACGACAGCACACGCAACAGCTACCGCATCATCAGTGTGGATGGATCCAAG GTGATCATCAACAGCACCATCACACCCAACATGACGTTCACCAAGACATCGCAGAAGTTTGGCCAATGGGCCGACAGCAGGGCCAACACCGTGTTTGGACTGGGCTTCgcttcagagcagcagctgagcaaG TTTGCTGAGAAGTTCCAGGAGGTGAAAGAAGCGGCCAAGTTAGCGAGGGATAAATCTCAAGAGAAGGTGGATACATTGAGTAATAACTCCCAG GATTCTGGACCTGAGACGCCCTCCGCCAACCAGGCGTCCAGCATCAATGGGACAGATGATGAGAAAATCTTTCATGTCGGTCCAGAGGCTGCCCTGCTGCAGACCGAGAACGATCAGCTCAAGAGTGCAGTAGAGCAGAG CAACACCAACGCCAAAAAGTGGgaaacagagctgcagacttTAAGAGAGAATAATGCCAGGCTGGTGGACGCACTCCAGGAGTCTTCAGCTAACGTGGAGAGCTGGAAAAAACAACTTAGCACCTGCAAGGAAGAGAGTGACACGCTCAGGGAAAAG ATTGCAGAACTAGAAGCCCAATGTAACGAAGCCAATCAGGAGAAGCAGAAAAACGCCCAACTGAGTGTACGAgtgcaggagctggaggctgagCTACAGGACAAAGAGCAG GAGCTGGAGAACCTGAGGAAGCAGGCAGAGATCATCCCTCAGCTCATGGCAGAGTGCGAGAGCATCACTGAAAAACTGCAG GCTGCAGAGACGAAGAATAAGGAACTGGTGGGGAGTATAGAGGGTCTTCAAATGGACATAGACGACAGTCGACAAAAACAGGGCAGCATGAAGGGCGAGCTGAAGAAGTTCATGGATATTCTGGATGGAAAGATAGACGAGCTGCACGAGGTCAGGCAGGGACTCTCCAAGCTCGGCGTTGATAATTGA
- the homer2 gene encoding homer protein homolog 2 isoform X1, translated as MGEQPIFTTRAHVFQIDPTTKKNWVPASKQAVTVSYFYDSTRNSYRIISVDGSKVIINSTITPNMTFTKTSQKFGQWADSRANTVFGLGFASEQQLSKFAEKFQEVKEAAKLARDKSQEKVDTLSNNSQDSGPETPSANQASSINGTDDEKIFHVGPEAALLQTENDQLKSAVEQSNTNAKKWETELQTLRENNARLVDALQESSANVESWKKQLSTCKEESDTLREKIAELEAQCNEANQEKQKNAQLSVRVQELEAELQDKEQELENLRKQAEIIPQLMAECESITEKLQAAETKNKELVGSIEGLQMDIDDSRQKQGSMKGELKKFMDILDGKIDELHEVRQGLSKLGVDN; from the exons ATGGG ggAGCAGCCAATCTTCACCACTAGGGCCCACGTCTTCCAAATCGACCCGACCACCAAGAAGAACTGGGTTCCTGCCAGCAAGCAGGCTGTCACTGTCTCCTATTTTTACGACAGCACACGCAACAGCTACCGCATCATCAGTGTGGATGGATCCAAG GTGATCATCAACAGCACCATCACACCCAACATGACGTTCACCAAGACATCGCAGAAGTTTGGCCAATGGGCCGACAGCAGGGCCAACACCGTGTTTGGACTGGGCTTCgcttcagagcagcagctgagcaaG TTTGCTGAGAAGTTCCAGGAGGTGAAAGAAGCGGCCAAGTTAGCGAGGGATAAATCTCAAGAGAAGGTGGATACATTGAGTAATAACTCCCAG GATTCTGGACCTGAGACGCCCTCCGCCAACCAGGCGTCCAGCATCAATGGGACAGATGATGAGAAAATCTTTCATGTCGGTCCAGAGGCTGCCCTGCTGCAGACCGAGAACGATCAGCTCAAGAGTGCAGTAGAGCAGAG CAACACCAACGCCAAAAAGTGGgaaacagagctgcagacttTAAGAGAGAATAATGCCAGGCTGGTGGACGCACTCCAGGAGTCTTCAGCTAACGTGGAGAGCTGGAAAAAACAACTTAGCACCTGCAAGGAAGAGAGTGACACGCTCAGGGAAAAG ATTGCAGAACTAGAAGCCCAATGTAACGAAGCCAATCAGGAGAAGCAGAAAAACGCCCAACTGAGTGTACGAgtgcaggagctggaggctgagCTACAGGACAAAGAGCAG GAGCTGGAGAACCTGAGGAAGCAGGCAGAGATCATCCCTCAGCTCATGGCAGAGTGCGAGAGCATCACTGAAAAACTGCAG GCTGCAGAGACGAAGAATAAGGAACTGGTGGGGAGTATAGAGGGTCTTCAAATGGACATAGACGACAGTCGACAAAAACAGGGCAGCATGAAGGGCGAGCTGAAGAAGTTCATGGATATTCTGGATGGAAAGATAGACGAGCTGCACGAGGTCAGGCAGGGACTCTCCAAGCTCGGCGTTGATAATTGA
- the homer2 gene encoding homer protein homolog 2 isoform X3, which translates to MGEQPIFTTRAHVFQIDPTTKKNWVPASKQAVTVSYFYDSTRNSYRIISVDGSKVIINSTITPNMTFTKTSQKFGQWADSRANTVFGLGFASEQQLSKFAEKFQEVKEAAKLARDKSQEKVDTLSNNSQDSGPETPSANQASSINGTDDEKIFHVGPEAALLQTENDQLKSAVEQSNTNAKKWETELQTLRENNARLVDALQESSANVESWKKQLSTCKEESDTLREKIAELEAQCNEANQEKQKNAQLSVRVQELEAELQDKEQKNNPTETHASSLSFHLRSRNKQQLYT; encoded by the exons ATGGG ggAGCAGCCAATCTTCACCACTAGGGCCCACGTCTTCCAAATCGACCCGACCACCAAGAAGAACTGGGTTCCTGCCAGCAAGCAGGCTGTCACTGTCTCCTATTTTTACGACAGCACACGCAACAGCTACCGCATCATCAGTGTGGATGGATCCAAG GTGATCATCAACAGCACCATCACACCCAACATGACGTTCACCAAGACATCGCAGAAGTTTGGCCAATGGGCCGACAGCAGGGCCAACACCGTGTTTGGACTGGGCTTCgcttcagagcagcagctgagcaaG TTTGCTGAGAAGTTCCAGGAGGTGAAAGAAGCGGCCAAGTTAGCGAGGGATAAATCTCAAGAGAAGGTGGATACATTGAGTAATAACTCCCAG GATTCTGGACCTGAGACGCCCTCCGCCAACCAGGCGTCCAGCATCAATGGGACAGATGATGAGAAAATCTTTCATGTCGGTCCAGAGGCTGCCCTGCTGCAGACCGAGAACGATCAGCTCAAGAGTGCAGTAGAGCAGAG CAACACCAACGCCAAAAAGTGGgaaacagagctgcagacttTAAGAGAGAATAATGCCAGGCTGGTGGACGCACTCCAGGAGTCTTCAGCTAACGTGGAGAGCTGGAAAAAACAACTTAGCACCTGCAAGGAAGAGAGTGACACGCTCAGGGAAAAG ATTGCAGAACTAGAAGCCCAATGTAACGAAGCCAATCAGGAGAAGCAGAAAAACGCCCAACTGAGTGTACGAgtgcaggagctggaggctgagCTACAGGACAAAGAGCAG AAAAACAATCCCACTGAAACACATGCCAGCAGTTTATCCTTTCACCTCAGGAGCAGGAACAAGCAACAACTTTACACATGA